In Halarcobacter mediterraneus, the following proteins share a genomic window:
- a CDS encoding ankyrin repeat domain-containing protein, whose translation MSNNEIIIKNELSQLLIENINNEYTFNQLILNGADVNYQNTNGWAALFEIIIKNENEKLKELITLGVNIHQRDKETRNALFWAIYSLNDKAFDILLNENIDLNVYLKDKLHAFHYSIYKGKIEYVEKFLELGVDINFSDHLEANGLFYAVLYKHYDLVRFLLDKGANMYQKDIFGNTADKQAKEYGINLNEL comes from the coding sequence ATGAGTAACAATGAAATTATAATAAAAAATGAATTATCTCAATTACTAATTGAAAATATAAATAATGAATATACTTTTAATCAACTAATACTCAATGGAGCAGATGTAAATTATCAAAATACAAATGGTTGGGCTGCTCTTTTTGAGATTATAATTAAAAATGAAAATGAAAAACTTAAAGAGTTGATTACTTTAGGTGTTAATATACACCAAAGAGATAAAGAAACAAGAAATGCTCTTTTTTGGGCAATCTATTCTTTAAATGACAAAGCTTTTGATATTTTACTAAATGAAAATATAGATTTAAATGTTTATTTAAAAGATAAATTACATGCCTTTCATTATAGTATTTACAAAGGAAAAATTGAATATGTAGAAAAATTTCTAGAATTGGGAGTTGATATAAATTTTTCAGACCATTTAGAAGCAAATGGATTATTTTATGCAGTTTTATATAAACATTATGATTTAGTAAGGTTTTTATTAGATAAAGGTGCAAATATGTATCAAAAGGATATTTTTGGAAATACAGCAGATAAACAAGCTAAAGAATATGGAATAAATTTAAATGAATTATAA
- a CDS encoding heat shock protein transcriptional repressor HspR, translated as MNSNNAYNEPVYLISAVAEILNIHPQTLRQYEREGLIKPSRTNGKIRLYSQKDIDHIKYVLTLTREMGINLAGVDLILQLNEKIEKLEADIITYKTKMKDINKFGIVPNSKALVIKKSSYDIVIFEE; from the coding sequence ATGAATTCTAATAATGCATATAATGAACCAGTGTATTTGATATCTGCAGTTGCTGAAATATTAAATATACATCCTCAAACATTAAGACAATATGAAAGAGAAGGCTTAATAAAGCCTTCTCGAACAAATGGTAAAATTAGACTTTATTCTCAAAAAGATATTGACCATATTAAATATGTTTTAACCCTTACCAGAGAAATGGGTATAAATCTTGCTGGAGTTGATTTGATTTTACAATTAAATGAAAAGATAGAAAAGCTTGAAGCAGATATTATTACATATAAAACAAAAATGAAAGATATTAATAAATTTGGAATTGTACCTAATTCTAAAGCTTTAGTAATTAAAAAAAGTTCTTATGATATAGTAATTTTTGAAGAGTAA
- the mdh gene encoding malate dehydrogenase encodes MINKKVSIIGVGHVGSTLAYTLAHKAVCTEVVLKDIRENIVQAMTLDISQSANAAKSHTVVKAAKDGKDLENSDIVVITAGIPRKPGMSRDDLLLTNAKIMQGVIEDIKKYASNAIIIIVSNPLDAMVYTALKTSGFPRRQVLGMAGILDSARMSHFILEKIGFGAGQIESSVMGGHGDAMVPLPKYSTVAGVPIPELLSEKDINEIIEKTKNGGLQIVKLLESGSAYYAPAYATSLMVEAILNNKKKIYPCAVYLEGEYGYKDVVGGVPVMLGSTGVEKVIELNLNEEEKNLFKKSISSVETLINVLEEKFFNI; translated from the coding sequence TTGATAAATAAAAAAGTAAGTATTATTGGGGTTGGTCATGTTGGTTCTACTTTAGCATATACTCTTGCTCACAAAGCAGTGTGTACAGAAGTTGTATTAAAAGATATTAGAGAAAATATTGTTCAAGCTATGACATTAGATATTTCACAAAGTGCAAATGCAGCAAAATCACATACAGTGGTAAAAGCCGCAAAAGATGGTAAAGATTTAGAAAATAGTGATATTGTAGTTATTACAGCAGGGATTCCAAGAAAACCTGGAATGAGTAGAGATGATTTATTATTAACAAATGCAAAAATTATGCAAGGAGTTATAGAAGACATTAAAAAATATGCCTCTAATGCAATTATAATTATTGTATCAAACCCTCTTGATGCAATGGTTTATACAGCTTTAAAAACATCAGGTTTTCCAAGAAGACAAGTTTTAGGTATGGCAGGTATTTTAGATAGTGCAAGAATGAGCCACTTTATTTTAGAAAAAATTGGCTTTGGGGCAGGACAAATAGAATCTTCTGTAATGGGAGGTCATGGTGATGCAATGGTTCCTTTACCAAAATATTCAACTGTTGCAGGCGTTCCTATTCCTGAACTTTTATCAGAAAAAGATATAAACGAAATAATTGAAAAAACAAAAAATGGTGGTTTACAAATCGTAAAACTATTAGAATCAGGTTCTGCTTATTATGCTCCAGCTTATGCTACTTCTTTAATGGTAGAAGCAATACTAAATAACAAAAAGAAGATATACCCTTGTGCCGTTTACTTAGAGGGTGAATATGGATATAAAGATGTGGTAGGAGGTGTTCCTGTTATGTTAGGAAGTACGGGAGTTGAAAAAGTAATAGAGTTAAATTTAAATGAAGAAGAAAAAAATCTTTTTAAAAAATCAATCTCATCTGTAGAAACATTAATAAATGTTTTGGAGGAAAAGTTTTTTAATATTTAA
- a CDS encoding heavy-metal-associated domain-containing protein has product MKKTYEVHNVKCGGCANTLISSLKEDFGNVEVDLDVNPRKITLDLEESQEEKLKLKLRSLGYPLVSDELSGFDKAAATAKSFVSCAVGKFNVATSK; this is encoded by the coding sequence ATGAAAAAAACATATGAAGTTCACAATGTTAAATGTGGAGGTTGTGCAAATACATTAATAAGCTCGTTAAAGGAAGACTTTGGTAACGTTGAAGTAGATTTAGACGTAAATCCAAGAAAAATTACTCTAGACTTAGAAGAGAGTCAAGAAGAAAAATTAAAATTAAAACTAAGAAGTTTAGGTTATCCTTTAGTTAGTGATGAACTATCTGGTTTTGATAAAGCTGCTGCAACTGCAAAAAGTTTTGTATCTTGTGCAGTTGGGAAATTTAATGTAGCAACATCAAAATAG
- the ftsA gene encoding cell division protein FtsA, translating into MNKTLLAIDIGSSNITAVIARNNLDYKINILGTGSSKSSGINKGVISNIEAASKSIKDAVLIAKKNTSEEIDSTIVSISGAYTKGIRSSGSVNVPNGLITENEINQVLQMALYNATIIPEYEVVHVVPISYKIDDSSDVENPLNMNGSRLEASVFVLTAKKTALTNIKSAMKIAGLSVNNFILDGYAATISVLDEQQKKFGATVINIGSTTTEFVCYKGYSMIYNGFIPVGSNHITNDLSVMLHTPPLAAEKIKTEYGDLLKPEEEVVNKKIRTPRIGDEKNSSEVSLEYIQTIVHARVEEALTLVKKDLKKSGIHENLGAGIVLTGGMSKLNGLKELAALVFDDLPTKVSNPINIKNGYLSFEDSKMATIVGILLYSLEPNRGFELDSNKNLIKKININETGSKIDDIPMAQEKVKMAQKEQNKIRRTQNASSSSKQNPDGSTTLTRLPENSKKKGVGKIWNMITEWF; encoded by the coding sequence TTGAACAAAACTCTTTTAGCAATTGACATCGGTTCATCGAATATAACAGCAGTAATTGCTAGAAACAATTTAGATTATAAAATAAATATTTTAGGAACTGGTTCATCAAAAAGTAGTGGTATAAATAAGGGTGTAATTTCAAATATCGAGGCAGCATCAAAGAGTATTAAAGATGCTGTATTGATTGCTAAGAAAAATACAAGTGAAGAAATAGACTCTACAATAGTATCTATTTCAGGTGCTTATACTAAAGGAATAAGAAGTTCAGGTAGTGTTAATGTTCCAAATGGACTAATTACCGAAAATGAGATTAATCAAGTTCTTCAAATGGCATTATATAATGCAACAATTATTCCTGAATATGAAGTAGTGCATGTTGTTCCTATTTCATATAAAATAGATGATTCTTCTGACGTAGAAAATCCTTTAAATATGAATGGTTCAAGACTTGAAGCTTCTGTTTTTGTTCTTACTGCAAAAAAAACAGCACTTACTAATATTAAGTCAGCTATGAAAATAGCAGGACTTTCTGTAAATAATTTTATTCTTGATGGATATGCTGCAACAATATCTGTTTTAGATGAACAGCAAAAAAAGTTTGGGGCAACAGTAATAAATATTGGATCAACAACTACAGAGTTTGTCTGTTATAAAGGTTATTCAATGATTTATAATGGTTTTATTCCTGTTGGTTCTAATCATATAACAAATGACTTATCAGTTATGCTACATACTCCTCCTTTAGCAGCTGAAAAAATTAAAACAGAATATGGTGATTTATTAAAACCAGAAGAAGAAGTTGTTAATAAAAAAATTAGAACACCAAGAATAGGTGATGAAAAAAACTCTTCGGAAGTTTCTTTAGAATATATTCAAACAATAGTTCATGCAAGAGTTGAAGAAGCTTTAACTTTAGTAAAAAAAGATTTGAAAAAAAGTGGTATACATGAAAATCTAGGTGCAGGAATTGTTTTAACAGGTGGAATGAGTAAATTAAATGGCTTAAAGGAACTTGCAGCACTTGTGTTTGATGATTTACCAACTAAAGTTTCTAATCCTATAAATATAAAAAATGGTTATTTGAGTTTTGAAGATTCAAAAATGGCAACTATTGTTGGTATTTTATTATATTCTTTAGAACCAAATAGAGGTTTTGAGCTTGATTCAAATAAAAATTTAATCAAAAAAATTAATATAAATGAAACAGGTTCTAAAATTGATGATATTCCAATGGCTCAAGAGAAAGTAAAAATGGCTCAAAAAGAGCAAAATAAAATAAGAAGAACTCAAAATGCAAGTTCATCATCAAAACAAAATCCAGATGGTTCAACTACTCTTACGAGATTGCCAGAAAATAGTAAAAAGAAAGGTGTTGGTAAGATCTGGAATATGATCACGGAGTGGTTCTAA
- a CDS encoding DnaJ C-terminal domain-containing protein yields the protein MAKSLYETLEVKENASTDEIKKAYRKLARKYHPDVNKDKDAEDKFKEINAAYEVLSDPEKKQQYDQFGDSMFGGQNFHDFARGQGQGVDLDEILRQMFGGQGGFSSSGFSQNGFNNFGGFSQGFNEPDLDTQAQITIPFDVAVLGGKQHISLNNDSFDIKIPEGINNGQKIRAKGKGKSYQGQRGDLIIKINIASSPEYEREGSTLIKTFDIPLKTALFGGKVEIKTIHKTITLKVPQNTKQNQKFRVKELGVLDRKTSIKGDLHLKANIILPKLEDLEEEVQEYLQEKLPDTI from the coding sequence ATGGCAAAAAGTTTATATGAAACACTTGAAGTAAAGGAAAATGCTTCAACAGATGAAATAAAAAAAGCATATAGAAAATTAGCAAGAAAATATCACCCTGATGTAAATAAAGATAAAGATGCAGAAGATAAATTCAAAGAAATTAATGCTGCATATGAAGTTTTAAGTGATCCAGAAAAAAAACAACAATATGATCAATTTGGGGATTCAATGTTTGGAGGGCAAAATTTCCATGATTTTGCAAGAGGTCAAGGTCAAGGAGTTGACTTAGATGAAATATTAAGACAAATGTTTGGAGGGCAAGGTGGTTTTAGTTCATCAGGGTTTTCGCAAAATGGATTTAACAACTTTGGAGGTTTTTCACAAGGTTTTAATGAACCAGATTTAGATACTCAAGCACAAATAACAATTCCTTTTGATGTTGCTGTATTAGGAGGAAAACAACACATTTCTTTAAATAATGATTCTTTTGATATAAAAATACCTGAAGGTATAAATAATGGTCAAAAAATCAGAGCAAAAGGAAAAGGGAAATCATATCAAGGGCAAAGAGGAGATTTAATAATAAAAATAAATATAGCTTCAAGTCCTGAATATGAAAGAGAAGGTTCAACTTTAATTAAAACATTTGATATACCTCTAAAAACAGCTTTATTTGGAGGTAAAGTTGAGATAAAAACAATTCATAAAACAATTACTTTAAAAGTTCCACAAAATACTAAACAAAATCAGAAGTTTAGAGTAAAAGAATTAGGAGTTTTAGATAGAAAAACCTCAATAAAAGGTGATTTACATTTAAAAGCAAATATTATATTACCAAAACTTGAAGATTTGGAAGAAGAAGTACAAGAATATTTACAAGAGAAACTTCCTGATACAATCTAA
- a CDS encoding superoxide dismutase, whose product MKHELMKLPYELDALEPQMSKETLEFHYGKHHQTYVTKLNGLIEGTKYENLSLIEIIKDSEGGVFNNAAQVYNHDFFWNGLTPNGSTIPAQVESALTETFGSVDSFKEEFTNAAVNNFGSGWTWLVKNNEGKLEIVSTSNACTPITDGLTPLLTCDVWEHAYYIDVRNARPAYLENFWALVNWNFVAENLAK is encoded by the coding sequence ATGAAACATGAATTAATGAAACTACCTTATGAATTAGATGCTTTAGAACCTCAAATGTCTAAAGAGACTTTAGAATTTCACTATGGAAAGCATCATCAAACATATGTAACAAAATTAAATGGTCTTATTGAAGGAACAAAGTATGAAAATCTTTCTTTAATAGAAATTATTAAAGATTCTGAAGGTGGTGTTTTTAATAACGCAGCACAAGTATATAATCATGATTTCTTTTGGAATGGATTAACTCCAAATGGTTCAACTATTCCAGCACAAGTAGAAAGTGCATTAACAGAAACTTTTGGTTCTGTAGATAGTTTTAAAGAAGAATTCACTAATGCAGCAGTTAATAACTTTGGTTCAGGATGGACTTGGTTAGTAAAAAATAATGAAGGAAAATTAGAAATTGTTTCAACTTCAAATGCCTGTACTCCTATTACTGATGGATTAACTCCTCTTTTAACATGTGATGTTTGGGAACATGCTTACTATATTGATGTTAGAAATGCTAGACCTGCTTATTTAGAAAACTTTTGGGCTTTAGTAAATTGGAATTTTGTAGCTGAGAATTTAGCTAAATAA
- the ftsZ gene encoding cell division protein FtsZ — translation MDNNLFKVDDIKVEMPNKTLSDNVAKISVIGVGGGGCNMINHMINEGSHKIDLIAANTDLQVLYISKAPKKIQLGIKLTKGLGAGMKPEIGRDSAVESYEDIKTALKGADIVFIAAGLGGGTGTGAAAIIAKAAKEIGALTVSVVTKPFTWEGKKRAGLANLGLEEIKKVSDSIIVVPNDRLLEIIDQNVGMKDAFKIIDNILYQAVNGMTEVILTPGNSDINTDFADVKTIMQHKGMALMGIGKAKGENAAQKALEDAIDSPLLDKVSLGGAKGILIHFNIHPQVSLFAINDVMSRIHDTIDSNAEIIFGTTSDNTLETDEVKITIVATGFESKNDPIVETEEAQEDNKSKKISPDDENYLDIPPLMRNYKVQYSLKEE, via the coding sequence ATGGATAATAACTTATTTAAGGTGGATGATATTAAAGTGGAAATGCCAAATAAAACTCTTTCAGATAATGTTGCCAAAATATCAGTGATTGGTGTTGGTGGCGGTGGTTGTAATATGATCAATCACATGATAAACGAAGGTTCTCATAAAATTGATTTAATTGCAGCGAATACTGATTTACAAGTATTATATATATCTAAAGCTCCTAAAAAAATACAATTAGGGATAAAGCTTACAAAGGGTCTTGGTGCTGGTATGAAACCAGAAATTGGTAGAGATTCAGCTGTTGAAAGCTACGAAGATATAAAAACAGCTTTAAAAGGTGCTGATATTGTTTTTATAGCTGCTGGTTTAGGTGGAGGTACAGGTACTGGAGCTGCAGCAATTATTGCTAAAGCAGCTAAAGAAATAGGAGCATTAACTGTTTCTGTTGTAACAAAACCTTTTACTTGGGAAGGTAAAAAAAGAGCAGGGCTTGCTAATTTAGGACTTGAAGAAATTAAAAAAGTAAGTGATTCTATAATTGTAGTTCCTAATGATAGACTTCTTGAAATAATTGACCAAAATGTTGGAATGAAAGATGCCTTTAAAATAATTGATAATATCCTTTACCAGGCAGTAAATGGAATGACAGAAGTAATTCTTACTCCTGGAAATTCAGATATTAATACTGACTTTGCAGATGTTAAAACTATTATGCAACATAAAGGTATGGCATTAATGGGTATAGGTAAAGCAAAAGGAGAAAATGCTGCTCAAAAAGCTTTAGAAGATGCTATAGACTCTCCTTTATTAGACAAAGTATCTTTAGGTGGAGCTAAAGGTATTCTAATTCACTTTAACATTCATCCACAAGTATCATTATTTGCAATAAATGATGTAATGTCAAGAATTCATGATACAATAGATTCTAATGCTGAAATTATTTTTGGTACAACTTCTGATAATACTCTTGAAACAGATGAAGTTAAAATTACTATAGTTGCAACAGGTTTTGAATCTAAAAATGATCCTATAGTAGAAACTGAAGAAGCTCAAGAAGATAATAAGTCTAAAAAAATCAGTCCTGATGATGAAAATTATTTAGATATTCCACCACTTATGAGAAATTATAAAGTTCAATATTCTTTAAAAGAAGAGTAA
- a CDS encoding FAD-dependent oxidoreductase has protein sequence MKTYEYVIIGGGIAGCSTSFFLSKYSDSVLLIDRNNDLSQGASGAAGAFLSPLLGKANQFKDLVTKALNFSTNFYKENTPNEIINCGVVRIPKNNEDEKKFQSYKPYMDFEYKQEENGYFFKIGSQVNPYNICKILTKKVEKKFNYEVLSCEKKDGIWFLNNEIKAINLIICTGADTSLIKEKYFNIRAVWGQKIDISSTTCLTKNYHKSCSLSHSRKIEGEEIYLTSIGATHNRISCDLGVCNNLLGKDKLILNGFNSYTKELIQANTTELLEKANDIKLIQNPKIVDIKIGARASSIDYFPMVGKLIDSEKTLEKYPHLKNGSHMKNEMLSTIENLYVLNGVGGRGFVLSPYLAKNLVDHIIKNNFLEESISTHRLFKRWVKKIV, from the coding sequence ATGAAAACATATGAATATGTAATAATTGGTGGAGGTATTGCAGGGTGCAGTACCTCATTTTTTCTATCAAAGTATTCAGATTCAGTTTTATTAATTGATAGAAATAATGATCTATCACAAGGAGCAAGTGGAGCAGCAGGAGCATTTTTATCTCCACTTTTAGGTAAAGCAAATCAGTTTAAAGATTTAGTAACTAAAGCTTTAAATTTTTCTACAAACTTTTATAAAGAAAATACACCTAATGAAATAATAAACTGTGGAGTAGTTAGAATACCAAAAAATAATGAAGATGAAAAGAAATTTCAATCTTATAAACCCTATATGGACTTTGAATATAAACAGGAAGAAAATGGATATTTTTTTAAAATAGGTTCACAGGTTAACCCTTATAATATTTGTAAAATACTTACAAAAAAAGTAGAGAAAAAGTTTAATTATGAAGTTCTGTCTTGTGAAAAAAAAGACGGTATTTGGTTTCTTAATAATGAAATAAAAGCAATAAATTTAATTATTTGTACGGGAGCAGATACTTCTTTAATAAAAGAAAAATATTTTAATATTCGAGCAGTTTGGGGGCAAAAAATCGATATCTCTTCTACAACTTGTTTAACAAAAAACTATCATAAATCTTGTTCATTGTCTCATTCCCGTAAAATAGAAGGAGAAGAAATATATTTGACATCAATTGGAGCAACTCATAATAGAATAAGCTGTGATTTAGGTGTTTGTAACAACCTTTTAGGAAAAGACAAGTTAATACTTAATGGTTTTAATAGTTATACAAAAGAGTTAATACAAGCAAATACAACGGAACTATTAGAAAAAGCAAATGATATAAAGCTTATACAAAATCCAAAGATAGTTGATATTAAGATTGGAGCTAGAGCTTCAAGTATAGATTATTTTCCTATGGTTGGAAAATTAATTGATTCAGAAAAAACTTTAGAGAAATACCCTCATTTAAAAAATGGCTCCCATATGAAAAATGAAATGTTATCAACAATTGAGAATTTATATGTATTAAATGGAGTGGGTGGAAGAGGTTTTGTTTTATCTCCTTATTTAGCTAAGAATCTAGTAGATCATATTATAAAAAATAATTTTTTAGAAGAATCTATTTCTACTCATAGATTATTTAAACGCTGGGTTAAAAAAATAGTTTAA
- a CDS encoding heavy metal translocating P-type ATPase — translation MNTKTINLNISGMSCVNCSKGIENSLKEKEGILSVKVNFASSEGEFKIDTEKISEKQIIHKIEDLGYKATKDLNLLEKTQEKEFKKLKETFFISIFLTIYIFVLSFTDFFDSNTKKYIVFAIASFIQFYSGSRFYKAAFKSIKNRNYDMNVLVALGTSAAYFYSTFVLFLPQLFPENLRFLYFDGAAVIISFVLLGRYLEERSKQKASDFLKKLMSLTPEYANLINEDETIERISPSKLKVTDKILVKAGEKIPIDGKIIKGKADINTSMITGESLPILKQEGDEVLSGTLNTNAVITVEVLKQADNTTLSKIIELLKTAQGKQIPISRFADKIANIFVPSVILISILTFIIWSLLGNFQNAILASISVLIVSCPCALGLATPIAIVSSVSRGAQEGILIKNPEILEVIKDIKYAVFDKTGTLTKGEIIVSKTDIETKYLNKIYDIEKLSEHPISQAIVKYIEENKVNKEIYQVKDFEIIPGKGIKAIINEDEIILGNIQLLNENMVQVSKNHLDFYNKRLEMANGVILAALNKESIGSFALEDKLKENAKELITQLKELKIKPILLTGDNNITANKIANKLNIEKVYSQVLPTEKYNIIKKIQKEGKTMFVGDGVNDALSIKQANIGITLNSGSDITKDAGDIILVNNELLSITKSINLSFQTMKIIKQNLFWAFIYNIIGIPLAAGILYSFNGLMLSPVYAGIAMSFSSVTVVLNSLRLKMKKI, via the coding sequence ATGAATACAAAGACAATAAACCTGAATATTTCAGGTATGTCTTGTGTAAATTGTTCTAAAGGAATTGAAAATTCTCTTAAAGAAAAAGAAGGTATTTTAAGTGTCAAAGTTAATTTTGCCTCAAGTGAAGGAGAATTTAAAATTGATACAGAAAAGATTTCAGAAAAACAAATAATACACAAGATTGAGGACTTAGGTTATAAGGCAACAAAAGATTTAAATCTACTTGAAAAAACTCAAGAAAAAGAGTTTAAGAAATTAAAAGAAACTTTTTTTATCTCAATTTTTCTTACTATTTATATTTTTGTTTTATCATTTACTGATTTTTTTGATTCTAATACAAAAAAATATATTGTATTTGCTATTGCAAGTTTTATACAATTTTATAGTGGAAGTAGATTTTATAAAGCAGCCTTTAAATCAATAAAAAATAGAAATTATGATATGAATGTTTTAGTTGCACTAGGAACTAGTGCTGCTTATTTTTATTCAACATTTGTACTATTTTTACCCCAACTATTTCCTGAAAACTTAAGATTTTTATACTTTGATGGAGCTGCTGTTATAATTTCTTTTGTATTATTAGGTAGATATTTAGAAGAGCGTTCAAAACAAAAAGCAAGTGATTTTTTGAAAAAACTTATGTCTTTAACTCCTGAATATGCAAATCTAATAAATGAAGATGAAACGATAGAAAGAATTTCCCCTTCTAAACTTAAAGTTACAGATAAAATTCTAGTTAAAGCTGGTGAAAAAATTCCTATTGATGGTAAAATAATCAAAGGAAAAGCTGATATCAATACGTCAATGATAACAGGAGAATCTTTACCTATTTTAAAACAAGAAGGTGATGAAGTTTTATCTGGAACATTAAATACAAATGCAGTAATTACTGTAGAGGTTTTAAAACAAGCAGATAATACAACTTTATCAAAAATTATAGAGTTATTAAAAACGGCTCAAGGTAAACAGATTCCTATTAGTAGATTTGCCGATAAAATAGCTAATATTTTTGTACCTAGTGTTATTTTAATCTCCATTTTAACTTTTATAATTTGGTCTTTACTAGGAAACTTCCAAAATGCTATATTGGCAAGTATCAGTGTATTAATTGTATCTTGCCCTTGTGCATTAGGACTTGCTACACCAATAGCTATTGTAAGTTCAGTGAGTAGAGGAGCACAAGAAGGTATTTTAATAAAAAACCCTGAAATATTAGAAGTTATTAAAGATATTAAGTATGCAGTTTTTGATAAAACTGGAACTTTAACAAAAGGTGAGATAATAGTATCTAAAACTGATATTGAAACTAAATATTTAAATAAAATATATGATATAGAAAAACTTAGTGAACACCCTATTTCTCAAGCTATTGTAAAATATATTGAAGAAAATAAAGTTAATAAAGAAATTTACCAAGTAAAAGATTTTGAAATTATTCCAGGTAAAGGTATTAAAGCCATTATAAATGAAGATGAGATAATACTTGGAAATATTCAACTACTTAATGAAAATATGGTTCAAGTTTCTAAAAATCACTTAGACTTTTATAATAAAAGATTAGAAATGGCAAATGGTGTTATCTTAGCTGCTTTAAATAAAGAATCAATTGGTTCTTTTGCTTTAGAAGATAAATTAAAAGAAAATGCAAAAGAATTAATCACTCAACTAAAAGAATTAAAAATTAAGCCTATTTTATTAACAGGAGATAATAATATAACTGCAAATAAAATTGCTAATAAATTAAATATAGAAAAAGTGTATAGTCAAGTACTTCCTACAGAGAAATATAATATTATAAAAAAGATACAAAAAGAAGGTAAAACTATGTTTGTAGGTGATGGGGTAAATGATGCTTTATCAATAAAACAAGCTAATATAGGTATTACTTTAAATTCTGGTTCTGATATTACAAAAGATGCTGGAGATATAATACTAGTAAATAATGAGCTATTATCTATAACAAAAAGTATTAACTTATCATTTCAAACTATGAAAATAATAAAACAAAACCTTTTTTGGGCATTTATTTATAATATTATAGGAATTCCTTTAGCAGCAGGAATTTTATACTCTTTTAATGGATTAATGTTAAGTCCTGTATATGCAGGGATTGCAATGAGTTTTAGTTCAGTTACAGTAGTTTTAAACTCACTAAGATTAAAGATGAAAAAGATTTAA